A region from the Acanthopagrus latus isolate v.2019 chromosome 8, fAcaLat1.1, whole genome shotgun sequence genome encodes:
- the far1 gene encoding fatty acyl-CoA reductase 1 isoform X1, which produces MVNIPEYYAGKTVLITGATGFMGKVLLEKLLRSCPGVKAVYVMVRSKAGQSPQARIADMINCKLFERLQEEQPGFGEKIIAVNSDLTLPELALSKEDQSVLAENINIVFHCAATIRFNEPLKDAMQLNVLATQKMLALAHKMKHLQIFIHISTAYANCDRELIEEIVYPPPVDYRRLIDSLDWMDDELVSVMTPKLIKERPNTYTYTKALAEYLVQQEAGNLNVAIIRPSIVGASWKEPFPGWIDNFNGPSGIFIAAGKGILRTMRASNDAVADLVPVDVVINATLAAAWYSGSQAVSRPRNILVYNCTTGGINPFHWGEVEYCINMTFKTNPLEQAFRRPNVNLRSNPFTNQYWTTVSHTLPALLYDGYLMLTGRKPRMMKTITRLHKAMMVLEYFTSHSWVWNTDNVTMLMAQMSPEDKKVFNFDVRQLHWAEYMENYCMGTKKYVLNEELSGLPAARKHLNKLRNIRYSFNTILVVLIWRVFIARSQMARNIWYFVVSLCFKFLSYFRASSTMR; this is translated from the exons ATGGTGAACATCCCAGAATACTATGCAGGGAAAACTGTGCTGATCACTGGAGCGACAGGCTTCATGGGCAAG GTGctgctggagaagctgctgaggTCCTGTCCAGGAGTCAAAGCTGTCTATGTGATGGTCAGGTCAAAAGCTGGTCAGAGCCCTCAGGCCCGCATTGCTGACATGATCAACTGCAAG TTGTTTGAAAGATTGCAAGAAGAGCAGCCGGGCTTTGGGGAGAAGATCATAGCAGTGAACAGTGACCTCACACTGCCAGAGCTGGCTCTCAGTAAAGAGGATCAGAGCGTCCTGGCTGAAAACATTAACATCGTCTTCCACTGTGCCGCCACCATTCGCTTTAATGAGCCGCTCAA agaTGCAATGCAGCTGAATGTCCTGGCCACCCAGAAAATGCTGGCACTGGCTCACAAGATGAAGCACCTGCAGATCTTTATTCACATCTCCACAGCCTACGCCAACTGTGATCGAGAGCTCATTGAGGAAATTGTCTACCCTCCCCCAGTTGACTACCGCAGACTCATCGACTCTCTGGA cTGGATGGATGACGAGCTGGTGTCTGTAATGACTCCTAAGCTGATCAAGGAGCGTCCCAACACCTACACCTACACCAAAGCCTTGGCTGAGTATCTGGTACAGCAGGAGGCTGGAAACCTCAATGTAGCCATCATTAGACCATCCATAGTAGGAGCAAGCTGGAAAGAGCCTTTCCCA GGTTGGATTGATAACTTCAATGGACCTAGTGGAATATTTATTGCA GCTGGAAAGGGCATCCTACGTACGATGAGGGCATCTAATGATGCAGTGGCTGACCTGGTGCCTGTGGACGTGGTCATCAATGCCACACTGGCTGCAGCTTGGTACTCTGGATCACAGGCAGTCAGCAG ACCTAGAAACATCCTGGTTTACAACTGCACAACTGGTGGCATCAACCCGTTTCACTGGGGGGAAGTTG AGTACTGTATAAACATGACCTTCAAGACCAATCCCTTAGAGCAGGCCTTCAGAAGGCCCAATGTCAATCTGCGCTCCAACCCCTTTACTAATCAGTACTGGACCACTGTCAGCCACACGCTGCCAGCTCTGCTCTATGACGGCTATCTCATGCTGACAGGCCGCAAGCCCCG GATGATGAAGACAATCACTCGCCTCCACAAAGCCATGATGGTCCTGGAGTATTTCACCAGTCACTCCTGGGTGTGGAACACTGACAATGTGACCATGCTGATGGCCCAGATGAGCCCTGAAGATAAGAAG GTATTCAATTTTGATGTTCGTCAGCTCCACTGGGCAGAGTACATGGAAAATTACTGTATGGGCACCAAAAAATACGTCCTGAATGAAGAGCTGTCGGGCCTGCCTGCTGCACGCAAACACCTCAACAA GCTGAGGAACATCCGCTATTCCTTCAACACCATCCTGGTGGTGCTCATCTGGCGCGTTTTCATCGCCCGATCCCAGATGGCCAGAAACATCTGGTATTTCGTGGTGAGCCTCTGCTTCAAATTCCTCTCCTACTTCAGAGCCTCCTCCACCATGAGATAA
- the far1 gene encoding fatty acyl-CoA reductase 1 isoform X2 has translation MVNIPEYYAGKTVLITGATGFMGKVLLEKLLRSCPGVKAVYVMVRSKAGQSPQARIADMINCKLFERLQEEQPGFGEKIIAVNSDLTLPELALSKEDQSVLAENINIVFHCAATIRFNEPLKDAMQLNVLATQKMLALAHKMKHLQIFIHISTAYANCDRELIEEIVYPPPVDYRRLIDSLDWMDDELVSVMTPKLIKERPNTYTYTKALAEYLVQQEAGNLNVAIIRPSIVGASWKEPFPGWIDNFNGPSGIFIAAGKGILRTMRASNDAVADLVPVDVVINATLAAAWYSGSQAVSRPRNILVYNCTTGGINPFHWGEVEYHVISTFKRNPLEQAFRRPNVNLTTNHLINQYWIAVSHKAPAFLYDLYLRLIGREPRMMKTITRLHKAMMVLEYFTSHSWVWNTDNVTMLMAQMSPEDKKVFNFDVRQLHWAEYMENYCMGTKKYVLNEELSGLPAARKHLNKLRNIRYSFNTILVVLIWRVFIARSQMARNIWYFVVSLCFKFLSYFRASSTMR, from the exons ATGGTGAACATCCCAGAATACTATGCAGGGAAAACTGTGCTGATCACTGGAGCGACAGGCTTCATGGGCAAG GTGctgctggagaagctgctgaggTCCTGTCCAGGAGTCAAAGCTGTCTATGTGATGGTCAGGTCAAAAGCTGGTCAGAGCCCTCAGGCCCGCATTGCTGACATGATCAACTGCAAG TTGTTTGAAAGATTGCAAGAAGAGCAGCCGGGCTTTGGGGAGAAGATCATAGCAGTGAACAGTGACCTCACACTGCCAGAGCTGGCTCTCAGTAAAGAGGATCAGAGCGTCCTGGCTGAAAACATTAACATCGTCTTCCACTGTGCCGCCACCATTCGCTTTAATGAGCCGCTCAA agaTGCAATGCAGCTGAATGTCCTGGCCACCCAGAAAATGCTGGCACTGGCTCACAAGATGAAGCACCTGCAGATCTTTATTCACATCTCCACAGCCTACGCCAACTGTGATCGAGAGCTCATTGAGGAAATTGTCTACCCTCCCCCAGTTGACTACCGCAGACTCATCGACTCTCTGGA cTGGATGGATGACGAGCTGGTGTCTGTAATGACTCCTAAGCTGATCAAGGAGCGTCCCAACACCTACACCTACACCAAAGCCTTGGCTGAGTATCTGGTACAGCAGGAGGCTGGAAACCTCAATGTAGCCATCATTAGACCATCCATAGTAGGAGCAAGCTGGAAAGAGCCTTTCCCA GGTTGGATTGATAACTTCAATGGACCTAGTGGAATATTTATTGCA GCTGGAAAGGGCATCCTACGTACGATGAGGGCATCTAATGATGCAGTGGCTGACCTGGTGCCTGTGGACGTGGTCATCAATGCCACACTGGCTGCAGCTTGGTACTCTGGATCACAGGCAGTCAGCAG ACCTAGAAACATCCTGGTTTACAACTGCACAACTGGTGGCATCAACCCGTTTCACTGGGGGGAAGTTG AGTACCATGTAATATCCACATTCAAGAGGAACCCCCTTGAGCAGGCCTTCCGTCGGCCCAATGTTAATCTCACAACCAATCACCTAATCAATCAGTACTGGATCGCCGTGAGCCACAAGGCTCCGGCCTTCCTCTATGATCTGTACTTAAGGCTGATTGGACGAGAGCCCAG GATGATGAAGACAATCACTCGCCTCCACAAAGCCATGATGGTCCTGGAGTATTTCACCAGTCACTCCTGGGTGTGGAACACTGACAATGTGACCATGCTGATGGCCCAGATGAGCCCTGAAGATAAGAAG GTATTCAATTTTGATGTTCGTCAGCTCCACTGGGCAGAGTACATGGAAAATTACTGTATGGGCACCAAAAAATACGTCCTGAATGAAGAGCTGTCGGGCCTGCCTGCTGCACGCAAACACCTCAACAA GCTGAGGAACATCCGCTATTCCTTCAACACCATCCTGGTGGTGCTCATCTGGCGCGTTTTCATCGCCCGATCCCAGATGGCCAGAAACATCTGGTATTTCGTGGTGAGCCTCTGCTTCAAATTCCTCTCCTACTTCAGAGCCTCCTCCACCATGAGATAA